One Prunus dulcis chromosome 7, ALMONDv2, whole genome shotgun sequence DNA segment encodes these proteins:
- the LOC117634952 gene encoding auxin-responsive protein SAUR50: MAISKKSNKLPQTAALKQILKRCSSFGKKNGYNNEGGLPEDVPKGHFAVYVGENRSRYIIPISWLGHPEFQTLLQRAEEEFGFNHDMGLTIPCEEVVFRSLMHQIY; encoded by the coding sequence ATGGCAATCAGTAAGAAGTCGAACAAGCTTCCTCAAACAGCAGCTCTCAAGCAGATTCTGAAAAGATGCTCAAGTTTTGGGAAGAAAAATGGTTACAACAATGAAGGTGGTCTTCCTGAAGATGTGCCAAAGGGGCATTTTGCTGTGTATGTTGGTGAAAACAGAAGCAGATACATTATCCCAATTTCATGGCTGGGCCATCCAGAGTTTCAAACTCTGCTTCAAAGGGCAGAGGAGGAGTTTGGGTTTAACCATGACATGGGCTTGACTATTCCTTGCGAAGAAGTCGTTTTTCGCTCTCTGATGCATCAAATATATTGA
- the LOC117636149 gene encoding transcription initiation factor TFIID subunit 14b codes for MSVRKVGETQPQPEEGGSAQTSQSIRISKSAEDSDKKGTNRRLKDVEICVPIVYGTIAFYLGRKASESQSHKWTVYVRGATNEDLGVVVKRVIFQLHPSFNNPMRVVDSPPFELTECGWGEFEISISLFFHSDVCERQLDLFHPLKLYTEDESGPQSTKKPVVMESYNELVFPDPSEAFVARVQNHPAVVVPRLPAGFNLPNPESIDRVNEKGRGDTKDHPLSQWFLNFSEPDELLKLAAARQEVQAHIVNVRRKLSMLDGVPQLSKPPSGYEYT; via the exons ATGTCAGTCAGAAAAGTAGGTGAAACTCAGCCTCAGCCTGAGGAGGGTGGTTCTGCACAAACGTCACAGTCAATCCGCATTTCCAAGTCTGCTGAAGATAGCGACAAGAAG GGCACAAACAGGAGACTTAAGGATGTCGAGATTTGTGTGCCAATAGTGTATGGGACAATCGCATTCTATCTTGGTAGGAAGGCCAGTGA GTCTCAGTCCCATAAGTGGACGGTTTATGTTCGTGGGGCAACAAATGAAGACCTTGGGGTGGTGGTAAAGCGAGTTATATTTCAATTGCATCCTAGTTTCAATAACCCTATGAGAGTGGTTGATTCACCCCCATTTGAATTAACAGAATGTGGTTGGggtgaatttgaaatttccatCAGTCTGTTCTTCCACAGTGATGTCTGTGAGAGACAGTTGGACTT GTTTCACCCTTTGAAGTTATATACTGAAGACGAATCTGGGCCCCAGTCAACCAAGAAACCTGTTGTTATGGAATCTTACAATGAATTAGTTTTCCCTGATCCTTCAGAAGCCTTTGTTGCTCGTGTGCAGAACCATCCAGCTGTTGTAGTGCCCCGTTTGCCTGCTGGTTTTAACTTGCCTAATCCTG AATCGATTGATCGCGTGAATGAAAAGGGACGAGGGGACACAAAAGATCATCCCCTTAGTCAGTGGTTCTTGAATTTTTCAGAGCCTGATGAGCTCTTAAAACTTGCAGCGGCTCGTCAGGAG GTGCAAGCCCACATTGTTAACGTGAGAAGAAAACTGAGTATGTTGGATGGAGTGCCCCAGCTGTCCAAACCACCCTCTGGATACGAATACACATGA
- the LOC117634545 gene encoding paramyosin, whose protein sequence is MAAEEDVELSTLKSQLSQTQEIWKQEMEERQSQVDVLQKKLMEVKVCIEGSEEDSKKELEVLWRRVKTTATLLTYLKSKARLMAVPHLAHTSCGIKQLEGVGLVDKDGTPLSGWSRNVDLSSFDSPDEDTWIGISKQHGPLDEQDATYIGELLKSVQMVTDVMEALVKRVVLAESETAIEKEKVTVGAEELKKKSIQIENMSLKLEEMERFALGTNGILTEMKQRVEDLVEETYRQRQRAAENEQELCRVKRDFESLKSYVSSLITVRETLLSSEKQFQTIEKLFERLVAKTTQLEGEKIQKETEVQKLMEENVKLSALLDKKEAQLLAMNEQCKVMALSASNI, encoded by the exons ATGGCAGCAGAGGAAGATGTTGAGTTGTCAACGTTGAAGTCTCAGCTGAGCCAAACGCAGGAAATATGGAAGCAGGAGATGGAAGAGCGCCAATCCCAAGTGGATGTATTACAAAAAAAGCTTATGGAGGTAAAGGTTTGTATAGAGGGGTCTGAGGAAGATTCGAAAAAGGAACTAGAGGTTCTTTGGCGGAGAGTTAAAACTACCGCAACGCTGTTAACATACTTGAAATCAAAAGCAAGACTAATGGCTGTTCCTCATTTAGCGCATACATCGTGTGGCATCAAACAATTAGAAGGGGTGGGGCTTGTTGATAAAGATGGTACACCGTTATCTGGTTGGTCTAGGAATGTGGATCTTTCTTCCTTTGATAGTCCAGATGAAGACACATGGATTGGGATTAGTAAGCAACATGGTCCTCTGGATGAACAAGATGCAACTTATATTGGTGAACTACTTAAGTCTGTGCAGATGGTTACAGACGTAATGGAAGCTCTTGTCAAGAGAGTTGTACTGGCAGAATCCGAAACTGCAATTGAGAAGGAGAAGGTAACTGTTGGTGCGGAGGAACTTAAGAAAAAGTCAATCCAAATTGAGAATATGTCTTTGAAGTTAGAAGAGATGGAACGGTTTGCTCTAGGCACAAATGGTATTCTAACGGAAATGAAGCAGAGAGTTGAGGATTTGGTTGAAGAAACATATAGACAGCGGCAACGAGCTGCAGAAAATGAACAGGAGCTTTGTCGTGTGAAGCGGGACTTTGAGTCTCTAAAATCATATGTTAGCAGTCTCATCACTGTACGAGAAACACTGCTTTCATCAGAGAAGCAGTTCCAAACTATTGAAAAGCTGTTTGAGCG GCTAGTTGCAAAAACAACACAGTTAGAGGGTGAGAAAATCCAGAAAGAGACAGAAGTTCAGAAACTTATGGAAGAAAATGTGAAGCTGAGTGCTCTTCTTGACAAGAAAGAGGCCCAACTTCTGGCCATGAATGAACAATGCAAGGTGATGGCTTTGAGTGCTTCGAACATCTAA
- the LOC117635458 gene encoding endoglucanase 24-like, translated as MEERAEKAAQKGSKTERWCWRLILLVTVALVATMAALTLLKYFKHSNSSRVSGRPGPVVQKYSEALRLSMQFFDIQKSGKLVDNPIPWRGDSGLQDGSEEDLDLSKGLYDAGDLIKFGFPMAFTATVLSWGILEYGDQMKAVKQLDHAHDSLKWITDYLINAHPSPNELYIQVGDPDLDHKCWQRPEVMTEERPLIQINTSFPGTDVAAETAAAMASASLVFRKINSSYSKLLLMHAQQLFAFADTYRGAYSVSITQVQIYYNSTGYGDELLWAATWLYHATGDLTYFKYATEQNGPAFANWGSPSWFSWDDKHAATQVLLSRISFFGTKDISFAENMDLQKYRETAELFMCGLLPDSPTATSSRTASGLIWVIKWNCLQHAVASAFLAVLYSDYMLTSQTEVLYCDGKFYEPTDLRNFAISQVDYVLGENPMEMSYLVGYGSKYPQYVHHRGSSIPADAHTGCQDGFKWLNSSNPNPNVAVGALVGGPFLNETYIDNRNNSMQGEPSTYNSALIVALLSGLVTSSSVPKTFS; from the exons ATGGAAGAGAGAGCTGAGAAAGCTGCTCAGAAAGGGTCAAAGACAGAGAGATGGTGCTGGCGGTTAATTCTGTTAGTAACTGTAGCTCTGGTTGCCACTATGGCTGCACTCACTCTCTTGAAGTATTTCAAGCACTCCAATTCAAGTCGTGTCTCGGGTCGCCCCGGGCCCGTAGTGCAAAAATACTCAGAAGCTCTTCGACTCTCCATGCAGTTCTTTGATATCCAGAAAT CTGGTAAGCTTGTGGATAATCCGATTCCGTGGAGAGGGGATTCGGGGCTCCAAGATGGGAGTGAGGAGGATTTGGATTTGTCAAAAGGACTGTATGATGCAGGGGACCTCATCAAGTTTGGGTTCCCCATGGCTTTTACGGCAACTGTGTTGTCTTGGGGAATTCTTGAATATGGAGATCAGATGAAAGCGGTGAAGCAATTGGATCATGCCCATGACTCGCTTAAATGGATCACTGATTACCTTATCAATGCACATCCTTCTCCCAATGAGCTCTATATTCAG GTGGGTGATCCTGACTTGGACCACAAGTGTTGGCAGAGACCTGAAGTCATGACAGAGGAAAGGCCTCTgattcaaattaacacatcTTTCCCAGGAACAGATGTTGCAGCAGAAACTGCAGCAGCTATGGCATCAGCATCTCTGGTTTTCAGGAAAATCAACTCCTCTTATTCTAAGTTGCTCCTCATGCATGCCCAGCAGCTGTTTGCTTTTGCTGATACTTACAGAGGTGCTTATAGTGTAAGCATAACCCAAGTGCAGATTTACTACAACTCAACGGGATATGGAGATGAACTCTTGTGGGCAGCTACCTGGCTCTATCATGCCACTGGAGACTTGACATACTTCAAATATGCAACCGAACAGAACGGCCCGGCATTTGCTAACTGGGGAAGTCCATCTTGGTTTAGTTGGGACGACAAGCATGCTGCTACTCAG GTTCTACTGTCCAGGATAAGTTTCTTTGGTACAAAAGACATCTCATTTGCAGAGAACATGGACCTTCAAAAGTACAGAGAAACTGCAGAGCTCTTCATGTGTGGACTTCTACCTGATTCGCCCACGGCCACATCCAGCAGAACAGCCA GTGGTCTGATATGGGTGATAAAATGGAACTGTCTGCAGCATGCTGTGGCTTCAGCATTTCTGGCCGTTCTCTATAGTGACTACATGCTTACATCTCAGACTGAAGTGCTGTATTGTGATGGGAAATTCTACGAGCCTACCGATCTTCGTAACTTTGCCATCTCTCAG GTAGATTATGTGTTGGGCGAAAATCCAATGGAGATGAGCTATCTTGTTGGGTATGGGAGCAAGTACCCTCAGTATGTGCACCACAGGGGATCTTCAATTCCAGCTGATGCACATACCGGCTGCCAGGACGGGTTTAAGTGGCTGAACTCTTCCAATCCCAATCCAAATGTAGCTGTTGGTGCTCTAGTTGGAGGCCCCTTCCTGAATGAAACCTATATCGATAACCGGAACAATTCGATGCAAGGTGAACCAAGCACTTACAATAGTGCACTCATTGTGGCCCTCCTCTCAGGCTTAGTTACCAGTTCTTCAGTTCCCAAGACTTTCTCATAG
- the LOC117634924 gene encoding uncharacterized protein LOC117634924 isoform X1 has protein sequence MAEGREGDWECSGCRNRNYAFRSFCNRCKQPRLLVDIKTPADSKWLPRIGDWICTGCTNNNYASREKCKKCGQPKEVAAMPAIAMPGASLPTYSHYFARAQGGLDQKMNIGIMGNGAPHQSLPLNWSMAGADKYGVQPPSSWSVGGNHNAGLLYSNPTNQLLSVPKGWRSGDWLCNCGFHNYSSRTQCKKCNAFPPALGTKRLASEELVHDWDNKRLNVGSTVGHQQSYPGFEQVVGTSGNPVTGPYASYPPSISSGMAPNLQVPMPLTQQTTTPALLGKGAKQWRNGDWMCTNCNNHNYASRLNCNRCKTQRDATAQPVNVM, from the exons ATGGCGGAAGGAAGGGAAGGTGATTGGGAATGCAGTGGATGCAGGAACAGAAACTACGCCTTCAGATCCTTCTGCAATCGCTGCAAGCAGCCTCGCCTTCTCGTCGACATCAAAACCCCCGCCGACTCCAAATGGCTCCCTCGTATTGGCGATTGGATCTGTACCG GTTGCACTAACAACAATTATGCATCAAGAGAGAAGTGCAAGAAGTGCGGGCAACCAAAGGAGGTGGCGGCAATGCCAGCGATTGCAATGCCTGGAGCTTCTCTCCCAACTTATTCACATTATTTTGCCAGGGCCCAAGGAGGACTGGACCAAAAGATGAATATCGGAATAATGGGCAATGGTGCTCCCCATCAGTCGCTTCCTCTGAACTGGTCTATGGCAGGGGCTGATAAATATGGAGTTCAGCCACCTTCATCTTGGTCTGTTGGAGGGAACCATAATGCTGGACTTCTATATTCAAACCCTACTAATCAGCTTCTTTCAGTTCCAAAAGGATGGCGCAGCGGTGACTGGTTATGCAATTGCGGTTTCCACAATTATTCGTCTCGAACACAG TGCAAAAAATGCAATGCTTTTCCACCAG CTCTTGGAACGAAGCGATTAGCATCGGAAGAGCTTGTTCATGACTGGGATAACAAGAGATTGAACGTAGGAAGT ACAGTTGGGCATCAGCAATCCTATCCTGGGTTTGAGCAAGTGGTAGGCACCAGTGGTAACCCTGTAACTGGACCTTACGCTTCATATCCTCCCAGTATAAGCTCAGGCATGGCTCCGAATTTGCAAGTCCCCATGCCATTGACACAGCAAACAACGACACCTGCACTCCTTGGCaaagg AGCAAAGCAATGGCGTAATGGGGATTGGATGTGCACAAATTGCAACAATCATAATTATGCGTCTCGGTTAAATTGCAATAG GTGCAAGACTCAAAGAGATGCAACTGCTCAGCCGGTCAATGTCATGTAG
- the LOC117634924 gene encoding uncharacterized protein LOC117634924 isoform X2 produces the protein MAPSYWRLDLYREKCKKCGQPKEVAAMPAIAMPGASLPTYSHYFARAQGGLDQKMNIGIMGNGAPHQSLPLNWSMAGADKYGVQPPSSWSVGGNHNAGLLYSNPTNQLLSVPKGWRSGDWLCNCGFHNYSSRTQCKKCNAFPPALGTKRLASEELVHDWDNKRLNVGSTVGHQQSYPGFEQVVGTSGNPVTGPYASYPPSISSGMAPNLQVPMPLTQQTTTPALLGKGAKQWRNGDWMCTNCNNHNYASRLNCNRCKTQRDATAQPVNVM, from the exons ATGGCTCCCTCGTATTGGCGATTGGATCTGTACCG AGAGAAGTGCAAGAAGTGCGGGCAACCAAAGGAGGTGGCGGCAATGCCAGCGATTGCAATGCCTGGAGCTTCTCTCCCAACTTATTCACATTATTTTGCCAGGGCCCAAGGAGGACTGGACCAAAAGATGAATATCGGAATAATGGGCAATGGTGCTCCCCATCAGTCGCTTCCTCTGAACTGGTCTATGGCAGGGGCTGATAAATATGGAGTTCAGCCACCTTCATCTTGGTCTGTTGGAGGGAACCATAATGCTGGACTTCTATATTCAAACCCTACTAATCAGCTTCTTTCAGTTCCAAAAGGATGGCGCAGCGGTGACTGGTTATGCAATTGCGGTTTCCACAATTATTCGTCTCGAACACAG TGCAAAAAATGCAATGCTTTTCCACCAG CTCTTGGAACGAAGCGATTAGCATCGGAAGAGCTTGTTCATGACTGGGATAACAAGAGATTGAACGTAGGAAGT ACAGTTGGGCATCAGCAATCCTATCCTGGGTTTGAGCAAGTGGTAGGCACCAGTGGTAACCCTGTAACTGGACCTTACGCTTCATATCCTCCCAGTATAAGCTCAGGCATGGCTCCGAATTTGCAAGTCCCCATGCCATTGACACAGCAAACAACGACACCTGCACTCCTTGGCaaagg AGCAAAGCAATGGCGTAATGGGGATTGGATGTGCACAAATTGCAACAATCATAATTATGCGTCTCGGTTAAATTGCAATAG GTGCAAGACTCAAAGAGATGCAACTGCTCAGCCGGTCAATGTCATGTAG
- the LOC117634925 gene encoding uncharacterized protein LOC117634925 — protein sequence MEAKLLHFLASTPSSPTHLVLSKPTGTGHNHIFSGFSPTRPGCLRISTPIYNSTGSDGGSTSSPETDSNSVPPPLAPDNTGLRFRKRSRRRTKLQREEGSDGDGGRFTKAQAITKPAAAPKKWEDMSLGEKALELYVGEKGLLFWINKFAYASIYIVIGAWLCFRFVGPALNLYQLDAPPLSPTSILKGS from the coding sequence ATGGAGGCCAAGCTCCTCCATTTCCTCGCTTCAACACCATCCTCACCAACCCACCTTGTCCTCTCAAAACCTACAGGAACAGGACACAACCATATCTTCTCAGGGTTCTCACCTACCCGTCCAGGATGTCTCAGAATCTCTACACCCATTTACAACAGCACCGGCAGTGATGGTGGCAGCACCAGTAGTCCGGAAACTGACAGTAACAGCGTGCCGCCGCCACTGGCCCCGGACAACACGGGACTGCGATTTCGAAAGAGGTCGAGAAGGCGGACGAAACTGCAGAGAGAGGAGGGCAGTGATGGGGATGGTGGACGGTTCACAAAGGCTCAAGCTATTACCAAACCTGCTGCTGCTCCGAAGAAGTGGGAGGATATGAGTCTGGGTGAGAAGGCCTTGGAACTTTATGTGGGGGAGAAAGGGTTGCTATTTTGGATAAACAAGTTTGCTTATGCTTCCATTTACATTGTGATTGGAGCTTGGCTTTGCTTCAGGTTTGTTGGACCAGCACTTAACCTTTACCAGTTGGATGcacctcctctctctcccactTCAATCCTCAAGGGTTCCTGA
- the LOC117635634 gene encoding RNA demethylase ALKBH9B isoform X1, translated as MTDDNNNNTNTNPDKPVDPFLVRFQPSDLRIASEFLTTWLSFLSRDLCNHCSTKLADRVRSLGSELDGDSKPVNPDENSSDLTPKTPELQGASDNCEDNYNDEDSNSLGSWKNGVHGISESDPEASSSGLAPKSPSVETQSSRMSWADMAQEDELEEEEERELSKRVVNVNAATGELRITKPTLSREQREYIRFMNVKRQKDFICLERVNGKFANILEGLELHTGIFSAAEQKRIVDFVYSLQEMGKKGELKARTYTAPQKWMRGKGRVTIQFGCCYNYAVDKNGNPPGILQNDVVDPIPPLFKVIIRRLVKWHVLPPTCVPDSCIVNIYEEGDCIPPHVDNHDFLRPFCTVSFLSECDILFGTNLKVIGAGEFEGSFAIPLPVGSVLVLNGKGADVAKHCVPAVPTKRISITFRRMDESKRPKGYAPEPDLQDIQPLSYEEDKIIRLNTPRGERQRQSTRRVGNSEMRGSAERSHVHPEPHDSTWSRRGSGMRWNRGRGVNVNFGS; from the exons ATGACCGacgacaacaacaacaacactAACACCAACCCAGACAAACCGGTCGACCCGTTTCTAGTCCGGTTCCAGCCCTCGGATCTCCGAATCGCGTCGGAGTTCCTCACCACCTGGCTTTCCTTCCTCTCCAGAGATCTCTGTAACCACTGCTCCACTAAACTCGCCGATCGCGTCCGCTCCCTCGGCTCAG AACTTGATGGTGATTCTAAACCGGTCAACCCAGATGAAAATTCCAGTGATTTGACACCAAAGACCCCGGAATTGCAGGGGGCTAGTGATAATTGTGAAGATAATTATAATGATGAGGACTCAAATTCACTAGGTAGTTGGAAAAACGGAGTTCATGGGATATCTGAATCCGACCCGGAAGCTTCTAGCAGTGGCTTGGCCCCTAAATCCCCCTCTGTAGAGACTCAAAGTTCTCGAATGTCGTGGGCCGATATGGCGCAGGAAGACGAGctagaggaagaggaagagcgTGAATTGAGTAAGCGGGTGGTGAATGTAAATGCCGCGACTGGAGAGTTGAGGATAACGAAGCCTACATTGTCTAGGGAGCAGAGGGAGTACATTAGGTTCATGAATGTAAAGAGGCAGAaggattttatttgtttggaGAGGGTCAATGGAAAATTTGCTAACATTCTGGAGGGACTTGAGCTCCATACTGGTATCTTTAGTGCGGCGGAACAGAAGAGGATAGTTGATTTTGTTTATTCGCTCCAAGAGATGGGCAAGAAGGGTGAATTGAAAG CGCGTACATATACAGCACCCCAAAAGTGGATGAGGGGCAAGGGACGAGTAACCATTCAGTTCGGTTGTTGCTACAATTATGCAGTG GATAAAAATGGTAATCCACCTGGTATCCTCCAGAATGACGTAGTAGATCCTATACCTCCTCTTTTTAAGGTGATCATTAGGAGGCTGGTAAAGTGGCATGTGCTTCCGCCGACCTGTGTACCTGATAGTTGCATTGTCAATATATATGAAGAAGGGGACTGTATACCTCCGCATGTTGACAACCATGACTTCCTTCGACCTTTTTGTACTGTTTCATTTCTTAGTGAGTGCGACATACTTTTCGGAACAAACTTAAAGGTTATTGGTGCTGGCGAGTTTGAAGGTTCATTTGCAATCCCCTTGCCTGTTGG ATCTGTTCTGGTTTTAAATGGAAAGGGGGCTGATGTGGCTAAGCATTGTGTGCCTGCAGTACCAACAAAACG GATATCTATCACATTTAGAAGAATGGATGAATCCAAACGGCCCAAGGGTTATGCTCCAGAACCTGACTTGCAGGATATTCAACCATTGTCCTATGAAGAGGACAAGATAATTAGGTTAAATACTCCTAGAGGCGAACGTCAGAGACAGTCAACTAGAAGAGTAGGTAACTCAGAAATGAGGGGATCTGCAGAAAGAAGTCACGTCCACCCAGAGCCTCATGACTCAACCTGGAGTCGACGCGGATCTGGAATGAGGTGGAACCGGGGAAGGGGGGTCAATGTGAATTTCGGGAGCTAG
- the LOC117635634 gene encoding RNA demethylase ALKBH9B isoform X2 — translation MTDDNNNNTNTNPDKPVDPFLVRFQPSDLRIASEFLTTWLSFLSRDLCNHCSTKLADRVRSLGSELDGDSKPVNPDENSSDLTPKTPELQGASDNCEDNYNDEDSNSLGSWKNGVHGISESDPEASSSGLAPKSPSVETQSSRMSWADMAQEDELEEEEERELSKRVVNVNAATGELRITKPTLSREQREYIRFMNVKRQKDFICLERVNGKFANILEGLELHTGIFSAAEQKRIVDFVYSLQEMGKKGELKARTYTAPQKWMRGKGRVTIQFGCCYNYAVDKNGNPPGILQNDVVDPIPPLFKVIIRRLVKWHVLPPTCVPDSCIVNIYEEGDCIPPHVDNHDFLRPFCTVSFLSECDILFGTNLKVIGAGEFEGSFAIPLPVGSVLVLNGKGADVAKHCVPAVPTKR, via the exons ATGACCGacgacaacaacaacaacactAACACCAACCCAGACAAACCGGTCGACCCGTTTCTAGTCCGGTTCCAGCCCTCGGATCTCCGAATCGCGTCGGAGTTCCTCACCACCTGGCTTTCCTTCCTCTCCAGAGATCTCTGTAACCACTGCTCCACTAAACTCGCCGATCGCGTCCGCTCCCTCGGCTCAG AACTTGATGGTGATTCTAAACCGGTCAACCCAGATGAAAATTCCAGTGATTTGACACCAAAGACCCCGGAATTGCAGGGGGCTAGTGATAATTGTGAAGATAATTATAATGATGAGGACTCAAATTCACTAGGTAGTTGGAAAAACGGAGTTCATGGGATATCTGAATCCGACCCGGAAGCTTCTAGCAGTGGCTTGGCCCCTAAATCCCCCTCTGTAGAGACTCAAAGTTCTCGAATGTCGTGGGCCGATATGGCGCAGGAAGACGAGctagaggaagaggaagagcgTGAATTGAGTAAGCGGGTGGTGAATGTAAATGCCGCGACTGGAGAGTTGAGGATAACGAAGCCTACATTGTCTAGGGAGCAGAGGGAGTACATTAGGTTCATGAATGTAAAGAGGCAGAaggattttatttgtttggaGAGGGTCAATGGAAAATTTGCTAACATTCTGGAGGGACTTGAGCTCCATACTGGTATCTTTAGTGCGGCGGAACAGAAGAGGATAGTTGATTTTGTTTATTCGCTCCAAGAGATGGGCAAGAAGGGTGAATTGAAAG CGCGTACATATACAGCACCCCAAAAGTGGATGAGGGGCAAGGGACGAGTAACCATTCAGTTCGGTTGTTGCTACAATTATGCAGTG GATAAAAATGGTAATCCACCTGGTATCCTCCAGAATGACGTAGTAGATCCTATACCTCCTCTTTTTAAGGTGATCATTAGGAGGCTGGTAAAGTGGCATGTGCTTCCGCCGACCTGTGTACCTGATAGTTGCATTGTCAATATATATGAAGAAGGGGACTGTATACCTCCGCATGTTGACAACCATGACTTCCTTCGACCTTTTTGTACTGTTTCATTTCTTAGTGAGTGCGACATACTTTTCGGAACAAACTTAAAGGTTATTGGTGCTGGCGAGTTTGAAGGTTCATTTGCAATCCCCTTGCCTGTTGG ATCTGTTCTGGTTTTAAATGGAAAGGGGGCTGATGTGGCTAAGCATTGTGTGCCTGCAGTACCAACAAAACGGTAA